The following coding sequences lie in one Metopolophium dirhodum isolate CAU chromosome 5, ASM1992520v1, whole genome shotgun sequence genomic window:
- the LOC132944713 gene encoding uncharacterized protein LOC132944713: MPNENSFRPVYLKERNFSKSGYERQLKQSSLTDSAVCSNYNALSLKENKGIIAIEIQDDLGMPVNYARINAMKDSIRKDIISDKNSLHKAIAPVLMLMQMCALLPVQGIRGQNTSYLVFNWFSWIMAYNIILVGSSIVMVSFIIYSMYINGLSYEGIGDLVYFGGTLINYMVFIHLARKWPKVMEKWELMEREMKQYGHPPNMAFKIKMLTCIIVLLSIIDHLASILTGVLKAIHCSKNGLDICRLYFMTWLKTVFTHINYTFDVAITLKFFDCLYSFSWNFMDLLIIVLACALTDKFKQFNRKLASVRGKVLPSMYWRKSRETYNILSSLTEDFDEFLSPVILLSFGHNLYFICLQILNSLKPMHSSWEALCFVILFTYLVGRTCVVSLYVASINDQSKKPKAVLFSVPAECYGVEVERFLMQVTSDELSFTGCNFFSVTRTFMLTVAGTIVTYEIVLIQFNNVASGVPGQNNTLVNYCSNCGSVWTFIGFVILCAIRDVHRELEFQSTASVARWVVTKAVYTFWWSFCIFWTRTIVVVTCAFDASRCWCIEECPWKVVLVLSLLHSARVCLETLEIQDDLGMPVNYVRIKALEDSIRKDIISDKNSLHRAITPLLILVQICALFPVQGIRGQNTSHLVFNWFSWIMAYSIILVCSSLLMISLIIFNLYKNGLTYEITGDLVFFGGTLINYMVFIHLAREWPKVMEKWELMEREMKQYGYPPNMAFKIKMLIWFIMLLSIIEHLASILTGVLKAIHCSPDGLDIFQLYILTSLKTVFTIIDYSIVIAIILKFFDCLYSFAWNFMDLLIIILACALTEKFKQLNQKLDSVRGKVLPSMYWRKSRETYNVLASLTHDFDEFLSPVILLSFGHNLYFICLQLLNSLKPMHSSWEALCFAFLFTYLVGRTCVVSLYVASINDQSKKPKAVLFSVPAECYGVEVERFLMQVTSDELSFTGCNFFSVTRTFMLTVAGTIVTYEIVLIQFNNVASEVPDQNNTLANYCPKLL, encoded by the exons atgccCAACGAAAACTCTTTTCGGCCCGTTTATCTCAAGGAAAGGAATTTCTCTAAATCTGGATATGAACGGCAGTTGAAACAAAGTTCATTAACCGATTCGGCGGTCTGTTCGAATTACAACGCATTAAGCTTAAAAGAAAACAAGGGAATTAtcg ctaTTGAAATACAAGACGATCTTGGTATGCCAGTAAACTACGCGAGAATCAATGCCATGAAAGACAGTATAAGGAAGGACATAATTAGTGATAAAAATTCGTTGCACAAAGCCATCGCCCCCGTACTTATGTTGATGCAGATGTGCGCTCTTTTACCGGTCCAAGGCATTAGAGGACAAAACACTAGTTATTTAGT tttCAATTGGTTCAGCTGGATAATGgcatacaacattattttagttgGCTCTTCTATCGTAAtggtttcatttataatatacagcatGTATATTAATGGACTGTCATATGAGGGCATTG GTGATTTAGTATATTTTGGAGGTACACTAATCAATTACATGGTTTTTATCCATTTGGCAAGGAAATGGCCAAAAGTTATGGAAAAATGGGAACTAATGGAACGTGAGATGAAACAATATGGACATCCACCTAACATGGcatttaagattaaaatgttAACATGTATCATTGTGTTACTTTCAATAA ttgaTCATTTGGCTTCTATTTTGACGGGAGTATTGAAAGCTATACATTGCTCAAAGAATGGACTTGATATTTGTCGACTTTACTTTATGACATGGCTTAAAACAGTCTTTACGCATATAAACTACACGTTCGATGTAGCTATAactttgaaattttttgattgtttgtattcTTTTTCTTGGAATTTTATGGATTTATTAATAATCGTACTAGCCTGCGCTTTGACGGACAAATTCAAGCAGTTCAACCGAAAATTAGCCAGCGTCAGGGGAAAa GTGCTTCCAAGTATGTATTGGCGGAAGTCAAgagaaacatataatattttatcgtcgtTAACTGAAGACTTTGATGAATTTCTATCTCcagtgatattattatcatttggtCATAATTTGTACTTTATTTGCTTACAAATTCTCAATAGCCtgaa accTATGCACAGCTCTTGGGAGGCTCTATGTTTCgtgattttatttacatacctagTTGGAAGAACATGCGTGGTGTCTTTATATGTCGCATCCATTAATGATCAAAGCAAAAAACCAAAAGCTGTCTTGTTTTCTGTGCCAGCGGAGTGTTATGGAGTTGAg gtAGAAAGATTTTTAATGCAAGTGACATCTGATGAATTATCATTTACTGGATGTAATTTTTTCTCCGTCACTAGGACGTTTATGCTAACG GTTGCTGGAACTATTGTCACGTACGAAAtcgtattaatacaatttaacaatgTGGCTAGCGGAGTACCTGGCCAAAATAATACTcttgttaattattgttcaaa ttgcgGCAGCGTATGGACGTTTATCGGTTTCGTCATTTTGTGTGCTATTAGAGATGTTCACCGGGAATTGGAATTTC AAAGTACAGCCTCTGTAGCTCGCTGGGTGGTCACTAAGGCAGTTTACACATTTTGGTGGAGTTTCTGTATCTTTTGGACAAGGACTATAGTGGTGGTCACCTGCGCATTTGACGCATCTAGGTG ttggtgcattgaggaatGCCCTTGGAAGGTTGTCTTGGTTCTATCGCTACTACACAGTGCAAGAGTCTGTTTAGAGA cacTTGAAATACAAGACGATCTTGGTATGCCAGTAAACTACGTGAGAATCAAAGCCTTGGAAGACAGTATAAGGAAGGATATAATCAGCGATAAAAATTCGTTGCACAGAGCCATCACGCCCTTACTTATTTTGGTGCAAATATGCGCTCTTTTTCCGGTGCAAGGCATTAGAGGACAAAACACTAGTCATTTAGT TTTCAATTGGTTCAGCTGGATAATGGCCTACAGCATTATTTTAGTTTGCTCTTCTCTCTTGATGATTtcgttaataatattcaacttgtATAAGAATGGACTGACGTATGAAATCACTG GTGATTTAGTATTTTTTGGAGGTACACTAATCAATTACATGGTTTTTATCCATTTGGCAAGGGAATGGCCAAAAGTTATGGAAAAATGGGAACTAATGGAACGTGAGATGAAACAGTATGGGTACCCACCCAACATGGcatttaagattaaaatgttaatatggtTTATCATGTTACTTTCaataa ttgaACACTTGGCTTCTATTTTAACGGGAGTATTGAAAGCTATACATTGCTCACCGGATGGACTAGACATTTTTCAACTTTACATTTTGACATCGCTCAAAACAGTTTTTACGATTATAGACTACTCGATCGTAATAGctataattttgaagttttttgattgtttgtattcTTTTGCTTGGAATTTTAtggatttattaataatcatactaGCCTGTGCTTTGACGGAAAAATTCAAGCAGCTCAACCAAAAATTAGACAGCGTCAGGGGAAAA GTGCTTCCAAGTATGTATTGGCGGAAATCTAGAGAAACATATAATGTTCTAGCGTCGTTAACTCacgattttgatgaatttctaTCTCccgtgatattattatcatttggtCATAATTTGTACTTTATTTGCTTACAACTTCTCAACAGCTTAAA aCCTATGCACAGCTCTTGGGAGGCCCTCTGTTTcgcatttttatttacatacttaGTTGGAAGAACATGCGTAGTGTCTTTGTACGTCGCATCCATTAATGATCAAAGCAAAAAACCAAAAGCTGTCTTGTTCTCTGTGCCAGCAGAGTGTTATGGAGTCGAG gtAGAAAGATTTTTAATGCAAGTGACGTCTGATGAATTATCATTTACTGGATGTAATTTTTTCTCCGTCACTAGGACGTTTATGCTTACG GTTGCTGGAACTATAGTCACGTACGAGAtcgtattaatacaatttaacaatgTGGCTAGCGAAGTACCTGATCAAAATAATACTCTTGCTAATTATTGCCCAAAGttattatga
- the LOC132944714 gene encoding tigger transposable element-derived protein 7-like: MISNDQNYLNISNQERTRNTILPRENKKFRPILGLYWRALPDSTQASKADKNTPGRKISKDRVSALLCANADGSHMLKPVIVGKMPEIRRYQTKILKIPDDKVKTLVLLDNYCPAHPQKKLLNEISEVEEPAAGEEDRRGYKTLQNLKDYNIRSMIYNFASAVKDIKLSTLINSWKKLLINEEVESDTAELETDDFHNIFHQGGENSATLEDIEGGDCVTATENPESDEYDQEEADDNVNPKPKLGEIKDHLNIVIKYVEDNNDENISAYHEHLRHLRELIIKEITVKGRQPKISSFFKPVSSVNNEGVP, encoded by the exons ATGATCAGTAACGAccaaaattacttaaatatcagTAACCAAGAGAGGACTAGGAATACAATTTTACCCAGGGAAAACAAGAAATTCAGGCCAATTTTGg GGTTATATTGGAGAGCATTACCAGACAGTACCCAAGCGTCTAAAGCTGATAAAAACACGCCTGGTAGGAAGATCAGTAAAGATCGAGTTTCTGCATTGCTGTGCGCTAATGCTGATGGAAGTCATATGTTAAAGCCTGTGATTGtaggaaaaa TGCCAGAAATTAGAAGATATcaaacaaaaattttgaaaattcctGACGATAAAGTGAAGACCTTAGTTCTACTGGACAATTATTGTCCAGCACATCCACAG AAGAAgcttttaaatgaaatttcggAAGTCGAGGAACCAGCTGCAGGAGAAGAAGATAGAAGAGGTTATAAAACGTTACAAAATCTCAAAGATTACAATATCAGatctatgatttataatttcgCATCGGCTGTCAAAGATATAAAACTTTCAACTTTGATTAACTCgtggaaaaaactattaataaatgaaGAGGTTGAATCAGATACGGCTGAATTAGAAACAGACGATTTTCACAACATTTTCCACCAAGGAGGTGAAAATTCAGCTACACTGGAAGACATTGA AGGAGGAGATTGTGTGACTGCTACAGAAAACCCTGAATCGGATGAATATGATCAAGAAGAAGCAGATGATAACGTAAACCCTAAGCCAAAACTTGGTGAAATTAAAGATCATCTAAACATTGTAATTAAATACGTTGAAGATAACAACGATGAAAACATATCTGCGTATCATGAGCATCTAAGGCATCTTCGCGAGTTAATCATTAAAGAAATCACTGTGAAAGGAAGACAACCAAAGATAAGCAGTTTTTTCAAACCAGTGTCAAGTGTGAATAATGAAGGTGTGCCTTAA
- the LOC132945262 gene encoding gustatory receptor for sugar taste 64f-like produces the protein MSDENTFQPIYLKDRNFTESSGYERQLKQSSLTDSVVRSNYNALSLKENKGNIGIAIQDKPVNYVRIKALEESIRKDIISDKNSLHRAITPLLILMQMSGLLPVQGIRRQNTSYLVFNWFSWILAYSIILVGSSVVMVSLVVYNLYSNGLSYEVIGDLLFHGGTLIIYTLFIHLAREWPKVMEKWELMEREMKQYGYPPNMAFRIKLFSCIILILSTIEHLASILTGVLKAIHCSPDGLHIFQHYIFIWLKSVFTSFAVAIILKFFDCLYSFAWNFIDLLIIILACALTDKFKQFNQKLASVRGKVLPSMYWRKSRETYNILASLTHDFDEFLSPVILLSFGHNLYFICLQLLNSLKPMLSSWEALCFAFLFTYLVGRTYVVSLYVASINDQSKKPKAVLFSVPAECYGVEVERFLMQVTSDELSFTGCNFFSVTRTFMLTVAGTIVTYEIVLIQFNNVASGVHYQNNTLANYCPKLL, from the exons ATGTCTGACGAAAACACCTTTCAGCCCATCTATCTGAAGGACAGGAATTTCACTGAATCATCTGGATATGAACGACAGTTGAAACAAAGTTCATTAACCGATTCGGTGGTACGTTCGAATTATAACGCACTGAGCTTAAAAGAAAACAAGGGGAATAttggta ttgcAATACAAGATAAACCAGTTAACTACGTGAGAATCAAAGCTTTGGAAGAAAGTATAAGGAAGGACATAATTAGCGATAAAAATTCATTGCACAGAGCCATCACTCCTTTACTTATTTTGATGCAAATGTCCGGTCTTTTACCAGTTCAAGGCATTAGAAGACAAAATACTAGTTATTTAGT tttCAATTGGTTCAGCTGGATATTGGCATACAGCATTATTTTAGTTGGTTCTTCTGTCGTAATGGTTTCGTTAGTAGTATACAACTTGTATAGTAATGGACTGTCATATGAGGTCATTG gtgatttattatttcatggaGGTACACTAATCATTTACACACTTTTTATACATTTGGCAAGGGAATGGCCAAAAGTTATGGAAAAATGGGAACTAATGGAACGAGAGATGAAACAATATGGATACCCTCCTAACATGGCATTCAggattaaattgttttcatgtATCATCTTGATACTTTCAActa ttgaaCACTTGGCTTCTATTTTAACGGGAGTATTGAAAGCTATACATTGTTCACCGGATGGACtacatatttttcaacattacatttttatatggcTTAAATCAGTCTTTACGTCGTTTGCAGTAGctataattttgaagttttttgattgtttatattCTTTTGCTTGGAATTTTATAGATTTACTAATAATCATACTAGCCTGTGCTTTGACGGACAAATTCAAGCAGTTTAACCAAAAATTAGCCAGCGTCAGGGGAAAA gtGCTTCCAAGTATGTATTGGCGGAAGTCTAgggaaacatataatattttagcgtCGTTAACTCATGACTTTGATGAATTTCTATCTCcagtgatattattatcatttggtCATAATTTGTACTTTATTTGCTTACAACTTCTCAACAGCttgaa accTATGCTCAGCTCTTGGGAGGCTCTATGTTTcgcatttttatttacatacttaGTTGGAAGAACATACGTAGTGTCTTTGTACGTCGCATCCATTAATGATCAAAGCAAAAAACCAAAAGCTGTCTTGTTCTCTGTGCCAGCAGAGTGTTATGGAGTCGAG gTAGAAAGATTTTTAATGCAAGTGACATCTGATGAATTATCATTTACTGGATGTAATTTTTTCTCCGTCACTAGGACGTTTATGCTTACG GTTGCTGGAACTATAGTCACGTACGAGAtcgtattaatacaatttaacaatgTGGCTAGTGGAGtacattatcaaaataatactcTTGCTAATTATTGTCCAAAGTTATTATGA